A genomic window from Vigna radiata var. radiata cultivar VC1973A chromosome 2, Vradiata_ver6, whole genome shotgun sequence includes:
- the LOC106756153 gene encoding protein LONGIFOLIA 2 isoform X1, producing the protein MAAKLLQSLADENPDLQKQIGCMTGIFQLFDRHHALTARRIAQKRLPSGNSHFNYGSLERDSNNIHHRQTTTDTSLNKGVNERQRISTESSRASFSSCSSSVSSLDCKAEAEAPFDRILFPETPSRDAAMNQSIVSSHFGCNSLDLRDVVKDSMYREARGLSVKTTDKEESAINAMKHRDSPRPMQLPKSVDGSYRGGIDGKQSVPIDLKESIRVLAKLREAPWYYAETKELPRSSHDVKDGPWHSNSKDASWFGYEGKEISRLSFESRETIKSTPKLKEFPRLSLDSKEGSLRPYSSDSATRPSRNIYTGTPTSNDKFSTLQQPSTIPSRPPGVVAKLMGLEALPDSSLAGDTQPSSTETYSAQDNSQFPRSSKQGLTRPLRVSHSPKVSLKDPTSPRRKNPDLVMKPISSSRFPIEPAPWKQQDGNRSSQKLNLRGVKAPVRAPDTFPSVYSEIEKRLKDLEFKQSGRDLRALKQILEAMQEKGLLESRKEEQAPNVIGSQNDYEQRATSQDQNTRSLRQQNSQRNNFLSSTIKGTESARAFESPIVIMKPAKLVEKTSIPASSVISIGGLSVSQKHQNAGVYLDNRTSTSATRVAKDQSSKNIHRDASASSIDKKANGSKTTRSAQSQSRSQQHLKENSQSSVKHSGTVSPRLQQKKLELEKRSRPPAPPSDSTKLRRQSGKKATESGSPGGKQRPKTLNSRHNDEQLSEISNESRSLSCLGDEISLQSDSLTVNSKMEVEVTSSLKSVEIDDSQSPSLKAVKQLISETAQKKSTPRLDEDESVAELGGDAPEHPSPISVLDGSVYRDDVPSPVKQISEDSKGDDAQESKENEIKDQWNPAESLSFHSMGSGEINRKKLQNIDHLVQKLRRLNSSHDEARIDYIASLCENSNPDHRYISEILLASGLLLRDLSSELLTFQLHSSGNPINPELFLVLEQTKASSLLSKEESTPEKDSNMKLNKEKFHRKFIFDSVNEILGAKLGSSPEPWFLPNSNRLTKKTLSAQKLLKELCFEIEKIQAKKPECCLEDEDDDLKSMLCQDVMLGSESWTDFHGYLPGIVLDVERLIFKDLVDEVVIGESSGLRVKPSVRRRKLFGK; encoded by the exons ATGGCAGCAAAACTCCTGCAATCTTTAGCAGATGAAAACCCAGATCTGCAGAAGCAGATAGGATGCATGACTGGGATTTTTCAGCTTTTTGATCGTCACCATGCTCTCACGGCTCGCCGCATTGCCCAGAAGAGGCTTCCTTCTG GTAATTCGCACTTCAATTATGGAAGCTTGGAAAGAGATTCTAATAATATACACCATCGCCAAACAACAACT GATACTAGCTTAAACAAGGGTGTGAATGAAAGGCAGAGAATTTCAACCGAATCATCAAGAGCATCATTCTCTTCTTGTTCATCATCAGTGTCCTCTTTGGACTGCAAGGCTGAAGCAGAGGCTCCATTTGACCGGATTCTTTTTCCTGAAACTCCTTCAAGGGATGCAGCCATGAACCAATCAATCGTCTCTTCCCATTTTGGATGTAACTCCCTTGACCTTAGGGACGTGGTGAAAGATTCTATGTATAGGGAAGCCCGAGGGCTGTCAGTGAAGACTACAGACAAAGAAGAATCTGCCATTAACGCCATGAAGCACAGGGATTCACCACGTCCTATGCAGTTGCCCAAATCTGTTGATGGATCTTATAGAGGTGGAATAGATGGAAAACAAAGTGTGCCTATTGATTTAAAGGAGTCAATCCGAGTCCTTGCTAAACTTAGAGAAGCACCTTGGtattatgcagaaactaaagAACTTCCAAGATCATCACATGATGTAAAAGATGGACCCTGGCATTCGAACTCAAAGGATGCTTCTTGGTTTGGTTATGAAGGAAAGGAAATAAGTCGTTTGTCTTTTGAATCACGAGAGACCATCAAATCCACACCAAAACTAAAAGAGTTTCCTAGACTTTCACTGGATAGTAAGGAAGGTTCATTACGCCCTTATAGTTCTGATTCAGCTACTCGCCCATCAAGAAACATTTACACTGGCACACCCACATCAAATGACAAATTCTCTACCCTACAACAGCCTTCAACAATCCCCAGTCGTCCACCTGGTGTCGTGGCAAAATTAATGGGCTTGGAAGCATTACCAGATTCCTCTTTGGCTGGTGACACTCAACCAAGTTCAACTGAAACTTACTCAGCACAAGATAATAGTCAGTTTCCAAGATCATCAAAACAAGGACTCACCAGGCCACTCCGAGTTTCTCATTCTCCAAAAGTTTCTTTGAAAGACCCAACTTCCCCGCGACGAAAAAATCCTGATCTAGTTATGAAACCCATCTCAAGTTCAAGGTTTCCCATTGAACCAGCTCCATGGAAGCAGCAAGATGGAAATCGAAGCTCCCAGAAACTGAATTTAAGGGGTGTAAAAGCTCCAGTGAGAGCACCAGATACCTTTCCTTCAGTTTATAGCGAGATAGAGAAGAGATTGAAGGATCTTGAATTCAAACAATCTGGAAGGGATCTCAGAGCATTAAAACAGATACTTGAAGCAATGCAAGAAAAGGGACTATTAGAGAGCAGAAAAGAAGAACAAGCTCCAAATGTTATTGGAAGTCAAAATGACTATGAACAAAGAGCTACCAGCCAAGATCAGAATACCAGGTCATTAAGGCAACAAAACTCTCAGAGAAACAATTTTCTATCATCCACAATCAAGGGAACTGAATCAGCAAGGGCTTTTGAATCCCCAATAGTGATAATGAAGCCAGCAAAGCTTGTTGAGAAAACTTCAATTCCTGCTTCTTCAGTCATTTCGATTGGTGGTCTTTCTGTTTCCCAGAAACACCAGAATGCTGGTGTATATTTAGATAATAGAACCAGTACATCTGCTACTCGAGTAGCAAAAGATCAGTCTTCCAAGAACATTCATCGGGATGCTTCTGCCAGTTCCATTGATAAGAAAGCAAATGGTAGTAAGACTACTAGATCTGCACAATCTCAATCTAGGTCTCAGCAACATCTAAAAGAAAATAGCCAAAGTTCTGTGAAGCACTCAGGAACCGTGAGCCCTAGATTGCAACAGAAGAAGTTGGAGTTAGAGAAGCGATCTCGTCCACCTGCTCCACCATCAGATTCAACCAAACTCAGAAGGCAATCTGGTAAGAAGGCAACAGAGTCAGGTTCACCAGGTGGGAAACAAAGACCCAAAACCCTCAACTCGCGGCATAATGATGAGCAACTGAGTGAGATAAGCAACGAATCAAGAAGTTTAAGTTGCCTGGGGGATGAAATTTCTTTGCAATCAGACAGTTTAACTGTCAACTCAAAGATGGAAGTGGAAGTCACAAGTAGTTTAAAGTCTGTTGAAATTGATGACAGCCAAAGTCCATCTTTGAAGGCTGTGAAGCAATTGATTTCAGAGACAGCGCAAAAA AAATCAACTCCAAGATTGGATGAGGATGAGTCAGTTGCAGAACTTGGAGGAGATGCTCCAGAACATCCAAGTCCTATCTCAGTTCTCGATGGATCGGTGTACAGAGATGATGTGCCATCCCCAGTAAAGCAGATATCTGAAGATTCAAAAG GTGATGATGCTCAAGAATCCAAAGAAAATGAGATTAAAGATCAATGGAACCCAGCAGAAAGCCTTTCATTTCACAGCATGGGATCAGGAGAGATCAAtcgaaaaaaattacaaaacatagaCCACCTTGTTCAGAAGCTTCGACGGCTGAACTCCAGTCACGATGAAGCTAGAATTGACTATATTGCTTCCCTATGTGAAAACTCAAATCCAGATCACAGATACATCTCTGAAATATTATTAGCTTCAGGCCTCTTACTCAGAGATTTGAGTTCCGAGTTGCTGACATTTCAACTTCACTCTTCGGGTAATCCCATTAACCCTGAGTTATTCCTTGTCTTGGAACAGACCAAGGCAAGTAGTTTgctttcaaaagaagaaagcaCCCCCGAAAAAGATTCTAACATGAAGCTGAACAAAGAGAAATTTCACAGGAAATTCATCTTTGATTCTGTGAATGAGATTCTTGGTGCCAAATTAGGCTCATCCCCAGAGCCATGGTTTCTGCCTAACAGTAACAGACTCACAAAGAAAACCTTGAGTGCTCAAAAGCTCCTCAAAGAACTATGCTTTGAGATCGAGAAAATTCAAGCCAAGAAGCCAGAATGCTGcttagaagatgaagatgatgatctGAAAAGTATGCTGTGTCAAGATGTTATGCTTGGCTCAGAAAGTTGGACAGATTTTCATGGTTATTTACCTGGGATTGTGTTGGATGTTGAGAGACTTATATTCAAAGACTTGGTTGATGAAGTTGTGATTGGTGAATCATCTGGTTTGCGAGTCAAGCCATCAGTTAGGCGCAGGAAGCTATTTGGAAAGTAG
- the LOC106756153 gene encoding protein LONGIFOLIA 2 isoform X2 yields MLSRLAALPRRGFLLDTSLNKGVNERQRISTESSRASFSSCSSSVSSLDCKAEAEAPFDRILFPETPSRDAAMNQSIVSSHFGCNSLDLRDVVKDSMYREARGLSVKTTDKEESAINAMKHRDSPRPMQLPKSVDGSYRGGIDGKQSVPIDLKESIRVLAKLREAPWYYAETKELPRSSHDVKDGPWHSNSKDASWFGYEGKEISRLSFESRETIKSTPKLKEFPRLSLDSKEGSLRPYSSDSATRPSRNIYTGTPTSNDKFSTLQQPSTIPSRPPGVVAKLMGLEALPDSSLAGDTQPSSTETYSAQDNSQFPRSSKQGLTRPLRVSHSPKVSLKDPTSPRRKNPDLVMKPISSSRFPIEPAPWKQQDGNRSSQKLNLRGVKAPVRAPDTFPSVYSEIEKRLKDLEFKQSGRDLRALKQILEAMQEKGLLESRKEEQAPNVIGSQNDYEQRATSQDQNTRSLRQQNSQRNNFLSSTIKGTESARAFESPIVIMKPAKLVEKTSIPASSVISIGGLSVSQKHQNAGVYLDNRTSTSATRVAKDQSSKNIHRDASASSIDKKANGSKTTRSAQSQSRSQQHLKENSQSSVKHSGTVSPRLQQKKLELEKRSRPPAPPSDSTKLRRQSGKKATESGSPGGKQRPKTLNSRHNDEQLSEISNESRSLSCLGDEISLQSDSLTVNSKMEVEVTSSLKSVEIDDSQSPSLKAVKQLISETAQKKSTPRLDEDESVAELGGDAPEHPSPISVLDGSVYRDDVPSPVKQISEDSKGDDAQESKENEIKDQWNPAESLSFHSMGSGEINRKKLQNIDHLVQKLRRLNSSHDEARIDYIASLCENSNPDHRYISEILLASGLLLRDLSSELLTFQLHSSGNPINPELFLVLEQTKASSLLSKEESTPEKDSNMKLNKEKFHRKFIFDSVNEILGAKLGSSPEPWFLPNSNRLTKKTLSAQKLLKELCFEIEKIQAKKPECCLEDEDDDLKSMLCQDVMLGSESWTDFHGYLPGIVLDVERLIFKDLVDEVVIGESSGLRVKPSVRRRKLFGK; encoded by the exons ATGCTCTCACGGCTCGCCGCATTGCCCAGAAGAGGCTTCCTTCTG GATACTAGCTTAAACAAGGGTGTGAATGAAAGGCAGAGAATTTCAACCGAATCATCAAGAGCATCATTCTCTTCTTGTTCATCATCAGTGTCCTCTTTGGACTGCAAGGCTGAAGCAGAGGCTCCATTTGACCGGATTCTTTTTCCTGAAACTCCTTCAAGGGATGCAGCCATGAACCAATCAATCGTCTCTTCCCATTTTGGATGTAACTCCCTTGACCTTAGGGACGTGGTGAAAGATTCTATGTATAGGGAAGCCCGAGGGCTGTCAGTGAAGACTACAGACAAAGAAGAATCTGCCATTAACGCCATGAAGCACAGGGATTCACCACGTCCTATGCAGTTGCCCAAATCTGTTGATGGATCTTATAGAGGTGGAATAGATGGAAAACAAAGTGTGCCTATTGATTTAAAGGAGTCAATCCGAGTCCTTGCTAAACTTAGAGAAGCACCTTGGtattatgcagaaactaaagAACTTCCAAGATCATCACATGATGTAAAAGATGGACCCTGGCATTCGAACTCAAAGGATGCTTCTTGGTTTGGTTATGAAGGAAAGGAAATAAGTCGTTTGTCTTTTGAATCACGAGAGACCATCAAATCCACACCAAAACTAAAAGAGTTTCCTAGACTTTCACTGGATAGTAAGGAAGGTTCATTACGCCCTTATAGTTCTGATTCAGCTACTCGCCCATCAAGAAACATTTACACTGGCACACCCACATCAAATGACAAATTCTCTACCCTACAACAGCCTTCAACAATCCCCAGTCGTCCACCTGGTGTCGTGGCAAAATTAATGGGCTTGGAAGCATTACCAGATTCCTCTTTGGCTGGTGACACTCAACCAAGTTCAACTGAAACTTACTCAGCACAAGATAATAGTCAGTTTCCAAGATCATCAAAACAAGGACTCACCAGGCCACTCCGAGTTTCTCATTCTCCAAAAGTTTCTTTGAAAGACCCAACTTCCCCGCGACGAAAAAATCCTGATCTAGTTATGAAACCCATCTCAAGTTCAAGGTTTCCCATTGAACCAGCTCCATGGAAGCAGCAAGATGGAAATCGAAGCTCCCAGAAACTGAATTTAAGGGGTGTAAAAGCTCCAGTGAGAGCACCAGATACCTTTCCTTCAGTTTATAGCGAGATAGAGAAGAGATTGAAGGATCTTGAATTCAAACAATCTGGAAGGGATCTCAGAGCATTAAAACAGATACTTGAAGCAATGCAAGAAAAGGGACTATTAGAGAGCAGAAAAGAAGAACAAGCTCCAAATGTTATTGGAAGTCAAAATGACTATGAACAAAGAGCTACCAGCCAAGATCAGAATACCAGGTCATTAAGGCAACAAAACTCTCAGAGAAACAATTTTCTATCATCCACAATCAAGGGAACTGAATCAGCAAGGGCTTTTGAATCCCCAATAGTGATAATGAAGCCAGCAAAGCTTGTTGAGAAAACTTCAATTCCTGCTTCTTCAGTCATTTCGATTGGTGGTCTTTCTGTTTCCCAGAAACACCAGAATGCTGGTGTATATTTAGATAATAGAACCAGTACATCTGCTACTCGAGTAGCAAAAGATCAGTCTTCCAAGAACATTCATCGGGATGCTTCTGCCAGTTCCATTGATAAGAAAGCAAATGGTAGTAAGACTACTAGATCTGCACAATCTCAATCTAGGTCTCAGCAACATCTAAAAGAAAATAGCCAAAGTTCTGTGAAGCACTCAGGAACCGTGAGCCCTAGATTGCAACAGAAGAAGTTGGAGTTAGAGAAGCGATCTCGTCCACCTGCTCCACCATCAGATTCAACCAAACTCAGAAGGCAATCTGGTAAGAAGGCAACAGAGTCAGGTTCACCAGGTGGGAAACAAAGACCCAAAACCCTCAACTCGCGGCATAATGATGAGCAACTGAGTGAGATAAGCAACGAATCAAGAAGTTTAAGTTGCCTGGGGGATGAAATTTCTTTGCAATCAGACAGTTTAACTGTCAACTCAAAGATGGAAGTGGAAGTCACAAGTAGTTTAAAGTCTGTTGAAATTGATGACAGCCAAAGTCCATCTTTGAAGGCTGTGAAGCAATTGATTTCAGAGACAGCGCAAAAA AAATCAACTCCAAGATTGGATGAGGATGAGTCAGTTGCAGAACTTGGAGGAGATGCTCCAGAACATCCAAGTCCTATCTCAGTTCTCGATGGATCGGTGTACAGAGATGATGTGCCATCCCCAGTAAAGCAGATATCTGAAGATTCAAAAG GTGATGATGCTCAAGAATCCAAAGAAAATGAGATTAAAGATCAATGGAACCCAGCAGAAAGCCTTTCATTTCACAGCATGGGATCAGGAGAGATCAAtcgaaaaaaattacaaaacatagaCCACCTTGTTCAGAAGCTTCGACGGCTGAACTCCAGTCACGATGAAGCTAGAATTGACTATATTGCTTCCCTATGTGAAAACTCAAATCCAGATCACAGATACATCTCTGAAATATTATTAGCTTCAGGCCTCTTACTCAGAGATTTGAGTTCCGAGTTGCTGACATTTCAACTTCACTCTTCGGGTAATCCCATTAACCCTGAGTTATTCCTTGTCTTGGAACAGACCAAGGCAAGTAGTTTgctttcaaaagaagaaagcaCCCCCGAAAAAGATTCTAACATGAAGCTGAACAAAGAGAAATTTCACAGGAAATTCATCTTTGATTCTGTGAATGAGATTCTTGGTGCCAAATTAGGCTCATCCCCAGAGCCATGGTTTCTGCCTAACAGTAACAGACTCACAAAGAAAACCTTGAGTGCTCAAAAGCTCCTCAAAGAACTATGCTTTGAGATCGAGAAAATTCAAGCCAAGAAGCCAGAATGCTGcttagaagatgaagatgatgatctGAAAAGTATGCTGTGTCAAGATGTTATGCTTGGCTCAGAAAGTTGGACAGATTTTCATGGTTATTTACCTGGGATTGTGTTGGATGTTGAGAGACTTATATTCAAAGACTTGGTTGATGAAGTTGTGATTGGTGAATCATCTGGTTTGCGAGTCAAGCCATCAGTTAGGCGCAGGAAGCTATTTGGAAAGTAG